In the genome of Candidatus Melainabacteria bacterium, the window ACTTTTAATTCCCTTTTATACAGTATATTCTGCAAATCGTTATCCATAGCAGCATTATACCATGTAAAACGTTAAATTAATCAGCGAATTACAAGATCCCCAGAAACAAGTAGGGGTTAGATCTGCAGATCTGACTCCTACTCTTACTCAATTTTTATTTGACGCAAAGATAAGTAGATATAAAAGTGCCATTCTTACTGCAACACCATTTGATACTTGTTGATTAATTAAAGAATATTTTACATCATCAGCTAATTCTGATGTAATCTCAATTCCTCTATTCATAGGGCCCGGATGTAGAACCTTTACGTCTTTTTTAGCAAGCTTTAATTTATCATGGTCTAACCCATAAAGTCTGTTGTATTCATCAAGTGAAGGAATTAAACCTTTACTTTGTCTTTCTGTTTGTAATCTTAAAACCATAATTATATCTGCATCTGAAATTGCATTTTTTAAATCCCAATGTATTTTTGTCCCGAACTCACTAAATGTTTGAGGCAATAAGGTTGGTGGGCCACAAAGATGAATATCCATTCCAAATTTTTGTAATAGCCATATGTTTGATCTTGCAACTCTGCTATGCAAAACATCACCTACAATTGCTATTTTTTTATTTTTTAAATCATTAAATACTTCTTTAATTGTATATAAATCAAGCAATGCCTGAGTAGGATGTTCATTGGATCCATCTCCTGCATTTATTAATGAAATGTTTGTAGGCAGGTATTTTGACAATTGATATGGAACTCCAGAATGTGGATGCCTGATTATTACTGCATCAGCTCCCATCTGGATTAATGTTTGTGCAGTATCTTGAAGTGTCTCGCCTTTTTGAACAGAAGAAGTTGATATTGAAAAATTAGTAACATCAGCTGATAAATACTTACCTGCTAATTCAAAGCTTGATCTAGTCCTTGTACTATTTTCATAAAATAAATTAATTACTACTTTTCCTCTAAGAGTAGGGACCTTTTTAACAGCTCGTGTAAGTATTTCTGAAAATGACTTAGCTGTATTTAAAATTAAATTAATTTCTTCAACTGATAAATCCTTTGTAGTAAGTAAACTTTTTCTTGTCCAGTTAAAATCTTCTTTCTTTAAAATCTCAATGTCAAAGTCTTCAAGTTGAATGTTTTTTTCTTCTTTCTTCTCTGCTTCTTTGCTTCTTTTCATTTCTTTAAGTTAATTAGTAGAATTATTATACAAGTTTTAAACATAGCATGGTTTGCGTGCTTCTTTAGGTGCTTTACATTCATCTAGTAAGTTATCATCTTCAGTTCTTGCTTTTTCTTTTACAGTTTGCTTCATCCAGGTTTCTCTTATACCCCATGAACCAGTTGCTGTTTGAAGCTTTTCAACTATTCCTTCTAATTTCCAAAACGTTTTAGATAGTTCATCATTACCAATGGCTCTGAAAAATGCTGCTCCAAGTGAAAGTGGTGCACATAAAAATCTAAATACTCTACTTCCAAACTTTTGGGTATTATAAAGTGTCTCATCAATTTTTTTACTTGTTCCTTTTAAATCCTCACTAACTGACAAGAGATCTCCACCTTCTTCTTTCTCTCCTTTTAATGAGCCATACCTGTAAGCCCATGTTGCATAATTTGTAAATCCTAAAGTGTCAATTGTTTTACATAACCCATCACTAAGTTCTACTCCGAATAATCTACAAGTTGCTAGTGACCTTGTAATTGCATTTGGGATTAAAGTAAATCCATCAAATAATTCTGCGTAAGCTCTAAGTGTGTTATCCGGATGATGAGCTTTTTGTACCTGAGACTTGTTATATTTTCTAAGCCATAAATTATTTAAGTTCATAAGACCAAATATAAAGTTTTGATTTAACATCCACTCTTGATAAAACTTAAATGACTTATCAAAAAAATCATCATTTTTTGTAAGCCAGCCAGCAACCATTCCAAGCCCACCGCCACCATAAAAAATACTTACAAGAGATCCTGCCCAAACTCTTAAGTGCTCATTTACATTGAACAAAGTTTTTACTATATCTGGTGCACTGTTACCTTCAAGCGTTCTTCTATTAGGTGCTAGTGGTCTATAACCAGTATAAACAGCAGGCCATATGGTTCCATACCAGGCTTTTGCAAGTTTGTTGAAGCTTTCATTAAATAGTCCAAGAAATTGTAGTGGTGAATGTAAAAACCACAATGACTTTGCAGAGTTTAAAATAAGTCCTTTTGTTTTAATTGCAAGTTCTGAATAACCATTTTCACTACATACTTTATCTGTTCCAGAAAACCATTCGCATATTTTATTAAAGTTAGGATAAATTAAATTCCCGGCATTAGGAGTAAAGTAAATACTTGGGGTTACACCCTTTGTTTGAATCATATTTTTTATTTTTTAATTTAGTAACCTTAACTTTTTCAGAGATATTACTCTTGGTACGATTAAGATGATTATGTTATGTATATCCCTATATTTGACTAGTGTTTGTGAACAAAAATAAAAGTACAATAAGCTTTGTAAAGTACTCTTTCAAAAGAATTAAAAAAATATAAGTAAGTGGTAAAGAAAATGAAAGTAATATTTTTAGGTACACCAGATTTTGCAATTCCTTCACTTGAAGCTTTAATTAAAACTTTTTGGATTGAGTTAATTGCTATTTGTACTCAAACGGATAAAGAAGCAGGACGAGGAAAAGAAATTCAAGAACCTCCTGTAAAAAAATTTGCTAAAGAACATAACTTACTTTGTCTTCAGACTAAGAAGATTGCAAAAGAAGAAGATGTTATTCAAAAAATAAAGGACCTCAAGCCAGAAATTATGATTACATGTGCATTTGGACAGATTTTAAGCCAAGAGATTTTAGATATTCCTACTCTCGGTGTAATAAATGTTCATGCATCTCTTTTACCAAAATACAGAGGAGCTGCACCAATAAACTGGGCAATTTTAAGTGGTGAAAAAGAAACAGGAATTACAATTATGAAAACCACTGTTGGTCTTGATTCAGGGCCAATTATTTTACAAGAAAAGTGTGAGATAAATGATGATGAGACTTCTAGCGAGTTATCAAAAAAATTAAGCATGCTTGGTGCAAGTTCTCTCATTAAAGCACTTGAGCTAATTAAAGATGGTGGAGCAAAATTTATTTCGCAGGATGATTCAAAGGCTACAAAAGCACCAATGCTAAAAAAAGAATTAGGATTAATTGACTGGAGTAAAACAGCACAAGAAATTCATAACAAGATTCGTGGTCTTCAGCCATGGCCTTCTGCGTTTACATATTATCATGGGAAAATAATTAAATTATGGGCTAGCAGAGACGCGATGAATCGCGTCTCTGCTACGGACGATCAACAAAAAATTCTCTCCGGAACAATAACAGAAATATCTGATTATCTAAAAGTAAAAACTAATGATGGGTATATCAATATATATAAGCTACAATCAGAAAATAAAAAAATTGTTAATGCTAAAGATTGGGCTAATGGGGCAAGAATAAAAGTAGGAGATAAGTTTGAGTAAGTTGCGTATAATGATAAGTATGGAGGGTAAGAAAAATGTTAACGTTACTTTGGATAACTGGAATTTTATTAATCATTCTTCCACAGCTTTGGGTTAGAAGCACACTAAGTAAGTATGCGAATGAACCATCAACTATTGGAAGAACTGGTGCTGAAATTGCAAGAGAAATTTTAAATAGAAATGGTTTAAATAATGTTGTAGTTGAAACAACAAATCAAGGTGATCACTATGATCCATTAGCAAAAGCAGTAAGACTTAGTGAAAATTTTTATAACGGAAGATCCTTAACTGCAGTAACAGTAGCTGCACATGAATGTGGACATGCGATTCAAGATGCAGAAAATTATGGTTTTATGAAGTTAAGGACAGCAATTACACCAATTGTGCAAATATGTCAGTTTGGCCCTTATTTACTAATGTTTAGTTTAATGCTAACTGCATTTTTAGCAGGCCCTATTTGGAAACTCACAGCTCTTATTGGGCTTTTAATGTACACTGGAATTTTCTTTTTCCAATTAATTACTCTTCCAGTAGAACTTGATGCAAGCTTTGCTCGTGCTGTGCCAGTTTTAGAAGGTTCAGGATACATATCACCAGATGAAAAAGAAAATGCAAGTAAAATTCTTAAAGCATGTGCATTCACTTATGTAGCAGCTGCATTATTTAGCTTAATAGAAATCTTACGCTGGGCAATAATTTTGTTTAGTAATAGAAGTAGAAATTAAATCTTATTCATTCTTACTCACTAGCACAAGTAGGGTCTGAACATTCTTCTGGACTATTAGCTAAGTCACATTGATATTCATTACATTTTTTGTAAAGCTTTTCACCTGTTCTAAGTGTAATTACTGCACAGTCACCACAGGCTTTGCATGTAGAACCTTGGATATTTGTTGTAGCATCTGTGCATTCTTCATCTGGTGTTTTTGAAAAAGTTAACTGACTACTTGAATATAGAAATAATATTCCTAGAAAGAGTGTTGTTAAAAGCCTTAAATTCATAGCCTTCTCCTTATGGTTAATAAATATATAGACAAAAATTCTTAAAATTAAACTAATCTAGATTGACTCAGGGGTATCACATCCATCAAATGGGGGAGTTTTTTAACCCTTATTTTAAAAATGGGTTTACTCCCACTCAATAGTTGATGGTGGTTTAGAAGTTATGTCGTATACTACTCTATTTATTCCACTAACTTCATTTACAAGACGGGTACTGATTTTTTCTAAAACATCATAAGGTAATTTTGCCCAGTCTGCAGTCATCCCATCTTCACTTGTTATTGCACGTAAGACTATTGGATTTAAATATGTTCTTTTATCTCCCATAACACCTACACTTTGAACTACTGGTAAAAGAACCCCAAAAACTTGCCACACTGAATTATATAAACCTGCTTTATTTATTTCATCGCGAATTATTGAATCTGCTTCACGAAGTATTTTTAATCTTTCTTTAGTTACTTCACCAATTATTCTAATTGCTAAACCAGGTCCAGGAAAAGGATGTCTTTCAATTATTCTTTTAGGTACACCAAGTTGTTTAGCTACTTTTCTAACCTCATCCTTAAATAATTTTCTAAATGGTTCAATTAATTTGAACTGTAAGTCTACAGGTAATCCACCTACATTATGGTGAGACTTTATTTTTACTGCAACTCTTTCACCAGTTTTTAGATCTGTGCTTGAACCTGCAGATTCAATTACATCAGGATAAAGCGTTCCTTGAGCTAAATAATCAAAAGGCCCAATTTTTTTAGATTCTTCTTCAAAAACTCTTATAAACTCTCTGCCTATTATTTTTCTTTTTTCTTCTGGATCAATAATTCCTTTAAGTGCATTAATAAATCGATCTATTGCATTTACATAGTGAACTTTAATATGGAACTCATTTTGAAAAGTGGTTAACAATCTTTCAGGTTCACTTTTTCTCATGAAACCTTGATCTATAAACATGCAAGTTAGATTTTCACTAATTGCTTTATGAAGTAAAAAAGCAAGTGTTGAACTATCTACACCACCTGAAAGAGCAAGTAATACTTTTTTGTTTTCTACCTTTGCTTTTATTTGAAAAATGGAGTCTTCAATAAACCTATTCATAGTCCAGGATGGTTTCGCTCCACAAATATTAATTACAAAGTTCCTTAAGATTTCTTGCCCATTCATTGTGTGAATGACTTCAGGATGAAACTGCACCCCGTAAAGTTTTTTTTCATGATTTGAAATTGCTGCACAAGATGTATTTTTAGTTTTTGCACTAGCTATAAAACCTGGTGGTAACTCTGTTACACTATCTCCATGACTCATCCAGCTTACAAACTTGCTCTCAAGATCTAAAAACAATTTATCTTTTGGATTTACTTCTAAAATTGATTTTCCATATTCATGTTTTTCAGCTTGAATAACTTTCCCGCCTAATGCTTTTGTCATAAGTTGCATTCCATAACAAACGCCAAGTATTGGAATCCCAAGATTAAAAATTTCTATGTCACAATTTGGAGCACCTTTGTCATAAACACTATTTGGACCACCTGATAAAATAATTCCTTTTGGTGCTAATTTTTGAATTTCTTCTTTAGTTCTACTACAAGGAATTAATTCAGAATAAACATTTAATTCTCTTACACGTCTTGCAATGAGTTCTGAATACTGAGATCCAAAATCTAAAACAATAATTGAATCCAAGAACTCAATATTATTCTTTGTTAATTGCTCTTGTGTTTTTTGTTTAGTTAGTTCCATGTCTTGTTTTTGTAATTGTATAGTAATGCTCAAAAGTTTTGTACTGTGTAACATGTCATTGCCATAGATGTTACCTTAAGGCTCTATATGAACAGTAACTTTACAGTCTCCAAAATCTTCTTTTAATTTTTCTTCTACTTTATCAGCAATTTGATGGGCTCCATAAAGATCTTTAGGTGAAACTTTAATAGTACATTCAATATATGCAGAGTGTGGGCTATGCCTGGAATAAATATCGTAGCAGTCAGTTGTACCACTGACAGATAAAACAGATTTTAAAATTTCTTTTGGATCCATCCATCTTTCATCTACAAGAATTGGTACTGTACTTATAATAATTTCATAAGCTGCTTTTCCAATAAGTCCTGCAATTACAATTGCAACAACAGGATCAACCCAGTACATTTCACGAGCAATTAGAAATTGTGAGATTAAAACAGAACTTGTAATTAAAACATCAGAGCCAGTATGTGATGAATCTGCAACCAAAAAATCACTTTTTAACCCTTTTCCTTTATTTCTTTCATAAGTCCAAACAATTAAATTTAAAACCAGTGTCAAGATTAATAACCAAACAACTTCTTGACTAAATAAAGGTAACTTAACAGGATGAATTAATCTATCTACAGAACTTTGAATTATCTCAACTGCAGCAACTGCTAAAAAAACAACAATTGCAAATGCTGCAAGTGTTTCAAACTTTCCATGTCCATATGGATGCTTCTTGTCTGGTGGTTCA includes:
- a CDS encoding aspartate carbamoyltransferase catalytic subunit, giving the protein MKRSKEAEKKEEKNIQLEDFDIEILKKEDFNWTRKSLLTTKDLSVEEINLILNTAKSFSEILTRAVKKVPTLRGKVVINLFYENSTRTRSSFELAGKYLSADVTNFSISTSSVQKGETLQDTAQTLIQMGADAVIIRHPHSGVPYQLSKYLPTNISLINAGDGSNEHPTQALLDLYTIKEVFNDLKNKKIAIVGDVLHSRVARSNIWLLQKFGMDIHLCGPPTLLPQTFSEFGTKIHWDLKNAISDADIIMVLRLQTERQSKGLIPSLDEYNRLYGLDHDKLKLAKKDVKVLHPGPMNRGIEITSELADDVKYSLINQQVSNGVAVRMALLYLLIFASNKN
- a CDS encoding methionyl-tRNA formyltransferase, producing MKVIFLGTPDFAIPSLEALIKTFWIELIAICTQTDKEAGRGKEIQEPPVKKFAKEHNLLCLQTKKIAKEEDVIQKIKDLKPEIMITCAFGQILSQEILDIPTLGVINVHASLLPKYRGAAPINWAILSGEKETGITIMKTTVGLDSGPIILQEKCEINDDETSSELSKKLSMLGASSLIKALELIKDGGAKFISQDDSKATKAPMLKKELGLIDWSKTAQEIHNKIRGLQPWPSAFTYYHGKIIKLWASRDAMNRVSATDDQQKILSGTITEISDYLKVKTNDGYINIYKLQSENKKIVNAKDWANGARIKVGDKFE
- a CDS encoding zinc metallopeptidase; the protein is MLTLLWITGILLIILPQLWVRSTLSKYANEPSTIGRTGAEIAREILNRNGLNNVVVETTNQGDHYDPLAKAVRLSENFYNGRSLTAVTVAAHECGHAIQDAENYGFMKLRTAITPIVQICQFGPYLLMFSLMLTAFLAGPIWKLTALIGLLMYTGIFFFQLITLPVELDASFARAVPVLEGSGYISPDEKENASKILKACAFTYVAAALFSLIEILRWAIILFSNRSRN
- the guaA gene encoding glutamine-hydrolyzing GMP synthase — encoded protein: MELTKQKTQEQLTKNNIEFLDSIIVLDFGSQYSELIARRVRELNVYSELIPCSRTKEEIQKLAPKGIILSGGPNSVYDKGAPNCDIEIFNLGIPILGVCYGMQLMTKALGGKVIQAEKHEYGKSILEVNPKDKLFLDLESKFVSWMSHGDSVTELPPGFIASAKTKNTSCAAISNHEKKLYGVQFHPEVIHTMNGQEILRNFVINICGAKPSWTMNRFIEDSIFQIKAKVENKKVLLALSGGVDSSTLAFLLHKAISENLTCMFIDQGFMRKSEPERLLTTFQNEFHIKVHYVNAIDRFINALKGIIDPEEKRKIIGREFIRVFEEESKKIGPFDYLAQGTLYPDVIESAGSSTDLKTGERVAVKIKSHHNVGGLPVDLQFKLIEPFRKLFKDEVRKVAKQLGVPKRIIERHPFPGPGLAIRIIGEVTKERLKILREADSIIRDEINKAGLYNSVWQVFGVLLPVVQSVGVMGDKRTYLNPIVLRAITSEDGMTADWAKLPYDVLEKISTRLVNEVSGINRVVYDITSKPPSTIEWE
- a CDS encoding cation transporter yields the protein MEKGSDANKYFFETKFVLWVILILNLIVLLIKIFAGIVTRSLSILGDAAHSASDTLNNIVGLVVLKYAFEPPDKKHPYGHGKFETLAAFAIVVFLAVAAVEIIQSSVDRLIHPVKLPLFSQEVVWLLILTLVLNLIVWTYERNKGKGLKSDFLVADSSHTGSDVLITSSVLISQFLIAREMYWVDPVVAIVIAGLIGKAAYEIIISTVPILVDERWMDPKEILKSVLSVSGTTDCYDIYSRHSPHSAYIECTIKVSPKDLYGAHQIADKVEEKLKEDFGDCKVTVHIEP